The genomic segment GCGCCGAGCCGGGGCACCCGGGTGCCGATCGGCTGGATCTTCTCGGTGCCGATCATGCCGACCGGGATCACCGGTACGCCGGCCGCCATCGCCAGCCGGGCCACCCCGGTCCGACCCCGGTAGAGCCGCCCGTCCGGGGAACGGGTGCCCTCCGGGTAGATGACCACCAGGTCGCCGCCGCGCAGCACCGGGACGGCGCCGTCGAACGCCGACAGCGCGGCCCGCCCGCCGGCCCGCTCGACCCGGATGGCGCCGAGCCCACCGATCACCGAGCGGCTCAGCCAACCTCGGAAGCCGGTGCCGGTGAAGTACTCGGCCTTGGCCCAGAACGCGAGGTGGCGGGGTACCACGGCACCGAGGAAGAGTTCGTCGGCGACCGACAGGTGGTTACCGGCGAAGATCGCCCCGCCGGTCGCGGGAACGTGTTCCAGCCCTTCCACTTTCGGGCGCCAGCCCAACAGCAGCCCGTTGCCGACGGTGAGCTTGCCGATGGTGTAGAGCAGCGGCACGGAACCTCCGGGATGGGGTGCGGAACGGAGGCTGTCACGGTAACCGACGCCCGCCCGTCACGCGCGGTCGACCGTCCCCGCAGCCGGGCCGCCCCGCAGCCTGGGGGGTGCCAGCCCGGCGGCCGGCACCCCCCGGGCTCACCGCCGGGTCGGTGCCGGCAGCGTCACCGACCACAGCGAGGTGCCGTCGCGGTCGCGCAGGTGCACGGTGAAGGCACCGGAGCGGCCGTCGATGTTCACCTCGCCGAAGTGCTGGAATCCCTCGGCCGGCGAGGTGTTCGCCCGGGGCGGGGCGTTGACGAAGACCGCCCGGGGGCCGAAGGTGCCGTCCAGGGCGTTCGGGCCGAACGCGCCGGCGTGCGCGGGCCCGGAGACGAATTCCCAGAACGGGGTGAAGTCGGCCACCGCGGCGCGCGCCGGGTCGTAGTGGTGGGCGGCGGTGTAGTGCACGTCGGCGGTGAGGAAGACGATCCCGGTCACGCCGCGCCGGTGGGCGGTGGTGAGGATCTCGGCGAACTCCAGTTCCCGGCCGGCGGGCAGACCCGGGTCGCCCTGCGCGATCCCCTCCTGGGCGGCGGCGCCGTCCGGCACCACCAGGCCGAGCGGCAGGTCGGCGGCGATCACCTTCCAGGTCGCCCGGGACCGGGTCAGTTCCCGGGTCAGCCAGGCCCGCTGGTCACGCCCCAGCAGGCCCCGGCGCGGGTCGGCGTAGGTGTTGCCGTCGTTGGCGTCCTTGTAGGTCCGCATGTCCAGCACGAACACGTCGAGCAGCGGCCCGTACGACAGTCGCCGGTAGAGCCGGTCGTCGGACGGGGTGGGCAGCCACTCGTGGAAGGCCCGGCGGGCGCGGCGGGCCAGCACGTCGACCCGGGTCTCGGCGTACCGGGAATCGGTCAGGATCTCCCCGGGGTACCAGTTGTTCGTCACCTCGTGGTCGTCCCACTGGTTGATCTGCGGCACCTCGGCGGCGAACGCGCGCAGGTGCTCGTCGAGCAGGTTGTAGGCGAACTGGCCCCGGAACTCGCCGAGCGTCTCGGCGACCTTGCTCTTCTCCTCGGTGACCAGGTTGCGCCAGATCCGCCCGTCCGGGAGGGTCACGGTCTCGGTGAGCGGGCCGTCGGCGTAGACGGTGTCGCCGCTGCAGAGGAAGAAGTCCGGGCGGACCGCCCGCATCGACTCGAAGATCCGCATCCCGCCGTACGCGGGGTCGATTCCCCAGCCCTGGCCGGCGATGTCGCCGGTCCAGACGAACCGCAGGTCGCGGCGCTGGCCGGCGGCCGGCGCGGTGGTCAGCTCACCGGTCAGCGTCTCGCTGACCAGGCCGTACCGCTCGGTGCTCTCGACCCGTACCCGGTAGTGCAGCCGCCGGCCGGGTGGCAGGCCGCGCAGCCGGAGCTTGCCGGTGAAGTCGCTGTCCGGGCCGAGTACCGGTCCGCGGATCTGCCGGGCGCCGCGGAAGTCGGGGCGGGAGCTGATCTCCACCCGCAGCCGCCCGGCCCGGTCGGCCCGGGTCCAGACCACCGCCGAGTCGGCCGTCGCGGCGCCGCTCTGGATGCCGTGGGTCAGCACCGGGCGCCCCGCGGGTCGCCAGCCGGGGAAGCCGAGCGGTCCGGCGGCGGGGGCGCCGGCGCCGCCGAGCAGCGCGCCGCCGGCCAGTCCGGCGCCGGTGGCCAGTCCGGCTCGCAGCAGGGTACGTCGATCAAGTGCGGTCATTCGGGGTCCTCCGGCAAAACGCGGAAATGAGACACCTGTGGTGTATCGATCCCACGTGGCGCGCCGGCCGGCTCCCGGTGACCGTTTCCCGAACCGCTGGCGAACGCCAGCCGGTCAGCCCAGGTCGGGGAACCAGAGGGCGATCTCCCGCTTGGCGCTGTCCACCGAGTCGGAGGCGTGCACCAGGTTCTCCCGGTTGGACAGGGAGAGGTCGCCGCGGATCGTGCCGGCCGCCGCCTTGCGCCCGTCGGTGGCCCCGACCAGGCCGCGTACGACGTCGATCACCTGGTCTCCGGAGAGCACGAGCGCGACCAGCGGTCCGCCGGTCATGAACTCGCGCAGCGGCGGGTAGAACGGCTTCTCCAGGTGTTCGGCGTAGTGCGCGTCGGCGAGGGCGCCGTCCATCGCCCGTAGCACCATCGCGTCCACGGTGAAGCCCTTGCGCTCGAACCGGCCGAGGATCTCCCCGACCAGGCCGCGCCGCACGGCGTCGGGCTTGATCAGGACGAGGGTACGCTCGACCGGACTGCTGCTGGACACGCTGATTCCTCCTGGACAGGGCCGGGTACTAACGGGCATGGTCAGCCTAGCGAGCCCCCGGGCGGGATCCGTGGCCGGCCGTGTCAACGCTCCGGTCTTCCCATTCCCGGGCGACCGGGCCTAGCCTGGCCCTAACCAGGGAGGTCCACTGTGGCAGACGGCACCCGTCGACAGGTCGCACCGGTGCGCAAGCTCGTCGCCGCCGTGCTCGGCACGGTCGCCACCTTCATCGTGCTGTTCGGCGCCGGCATGTCGAGCTGGACCATCGTGGCGCTCGGGGTGGCGCTGCTGGTCCTCTCCGTCGCCCTGGTGCTCGTCACGTCGGTGCGCAGCGGCGCGCGCGCCTGGGTGACCGGGATCGGCCATGTGCACAGCGTGTCGGAGCCGCCCGCGTCATCGACGTTCGGCCGCTGCGAGCTGCAGATCGTGATCGACGCGCCCGGCCTGCCGCCCCGCTCGATAAAGGTGCGCGACCCCCGGGTGCCGGTGGCCAAGTGGCCCGACCCGGGCGCCACCCTGCCGATCATGGTCGCGATCGACGACCAGCGGCACGTCCGGATCCTCTGGGACGAGGTGATGACGCACGCGGAGGCGGCCGCCCGGGGCGGGCTCCCGCCGGAGTTCGACGACTACGACCCGGCCGCCGACGACCTGCTGATCGAGGAGGACGCCCCGCCCTGGGAGCAGCGGACGCCGGACGAGGACTATCTGGGGCCGACCGCCGGTGAGCGGATGGCCGCCGACCTGCCGGCCGAGGGCGGTCGCCGCTACGAGGAGCCGGTGGTGGTACGCCAGACGCCGGGCGGCACCCTGGTGTTGGAGGGCACCGTGGTCGAGCCGTCCCCGGCGACGCCGCTACCCCGCCGCGCCAAGCCCAGCCCCGGCCCCTCCGTCACCAGACCGAGCCCCGCCCCCGCTGCCGCCCATTCCGGCCCGGCCGCTACCGTCGCCCAGCCCGGCCCCGGCCCGACGATCGCCCAGCCCGACCCGGGTCCGTCCGGCTCGGAGTCGGACCGCGACCCGGACGCCGCGATGCCTGACGTCGCCACTCCGGCGGCAACCGGATCGACCGGCCCGGTCGCCTCGGCGTCCGCCCCGCCGCTCGACGAGATCGACATCGACATCGACGGCCCGCCGGCCGCCTACTCCCCTCGGTCCGGCTCGGCGCCGTCCTCCGCCGACCCGACCGGCCCGTCGCCATACGTGACCGACAGCTACCAGTCCACCGGGGACATCCCGCCGCCCGGTCCCGGCGGGCCGGACCCCGTTGGCGGTGAGCCTGTTGGCGACGCCGCGGACGACGATCCGATCCTGGCCGGGCTGCCGGACGCTCCCCCCGGGGGCGCGGCCGGCGACACCGGCCGCCCGATTCACGGCGTCGGCATCACCCTGCTGGTGGCCGATCTGGACCGGTCGGTGGCCTTCTACCGGGACATGCTCGGGTTCCTGGAGATCGACGGCGGCGAGGGGAACGCGGTGCTCGCCTCCGGCGCCACCCGGATCGTGCTGCGGGCCATCCGGGACGTCGCGCCGATCAACCGCCGGTTGGTGCACCTCAACCTCGATGTCGACGACGTCGAGGCCGCCCACGCCGAGCTGAAGGCCAAGGGCGTCCGGTTCACGTATGCCCCCCGCGCGGTGAACCGGGGCGCCAAGCTGGAGCTCTGGGCCGCCGCGTT from the Solwaraspora sp. WMMD1047 genome contains:
- a CDS encoding lysophospholipid acyltransferase family protein, with amino-acid sequence MPLLYTIGKLTVGNGLLLGWRPKVEGLEHVPATGGAIFAGNHLSVADELFLGAVVPRHLAFWAKAEYFTGTGFRGWLSRSVIGGLGAIRVERAGGRAALSAFDGAVPVLRGGDLVVIYPEGTRSPDGRLYRGRTGVARLAMAAGVPVIPVGMIGTEKIQPIGTRVPRLGAGRPIVRFGKPMDFTGRAEDRSSLRQITDEVMMEIQKLTGQEYVNRYAPARERPTNGDPAA
- a CDS encoding alkaline phosphatase D family protein encodes the protein MTALDRRTLLRAGLATGAGLAGGALLGGAGAPAAGPLGFPGWRPAGRPVLTHGIQSGAATADSAVVWTRADRAGRLRVEISSRPDFRGARQIRGPVLGPDSDFTGKLRLRGLPPGRRLHYRVRVESTERYGLVSETLTGELTTAPAAGQRRDLRFVWTGDIAGQGWGIDPAYGGMRIFESMRAVRPDFFLCSGDTVYADGPLTETVTLPDGRIWRNLVTEEKSKVAETLGEFRGQFAYNLLDEHLRAFAAEVPQINQWDDHEVTNNWYPGEILTDSRYAETRVDVLARRARRAFHEWLPTPSDDRLYRRLSYGPLLDVFVLDMRTYKDANDGNTYADPRRGLLGRDQRAWLTRELTRSRATWKVIAADLPLGLVVPDGAAAQEGIAQGDPGLPAGRELEFAEILTTAHRRGVTGIVFLTADVHYTAAHHYDPARAAVADFTPFWEFVSGPAHAGAFGPNALDGTFGPRAVFVNAPPRANTSPAEGFQHFGEVNIDGRSGAFTVHLRDRDGTSLWSVTLPAPTRR
- the ndk gene encoding nucleoside-diphosphate kinase — protein: MSSSSPVERTLVLIKPDAVRRGLVGEILGRFERKGFTVDAMVLRAMDGALADAHYAEHLEKPFYPPLREFMTGGPLVALVLSGDQVIDVVRGLVGATDGRKAAAGTIRGDLSLSNRENLVHASDSVDSAKREIALWFPDLG
- a CDS encoding VOC family protein: MADGTRRQVAPVRKLVAAVLGTVATFIVLFGAGMSSWTIVALGVALLVLSVALVLVTSVRSGARAWVTGIGHVHSVSEPPASSTFGRCELQIVIDAPGLPPRSIKVRDPRVPVAKWPDPGATLPIMVAIDDQRHVRILWDEVMTHAEAAARGGLPPEFDDYDPAADDLLIEEDAPPWEQRTPDEDYLGPTAGERMAADLPAEGGRRYEEPVVVRQTPGGTLVLEGTVVEPSPATPLPRRAKPSPGPSVTRPSPAPAAAHSGPAATVAQPGPGPTIAQPDPGPSGSESDRDPDAAMPDVATPAATGSTGPVASASAPPLDEIDIDIDGPPAAYSPRSGSAPSSADPTGPSPYVTDSYQSTGDIPPPGPGGPDPVGGEPVGDAADDDPILAGLPDAPPGGAAGDTGRPIHGVGITLLVADLDRSVAFYRDMLGFLEIDGGEGNAVLASGATRIVLRAIRDVAPINRRLVHLNLDVDDVEAAHAELKAKGVRFTYAPRAVNRGAKLELWAAAFRDPDGHGIALTQWRDRQPR